In Oncorhynchus masou masou isolate Uvic2021 unplaced genomic scaffold, UVic_Omas_1.1 unplaced_scaffold_714, whole genome shotgun sequence, the following are encoded in one genomic region:
- the LOC135537158 gene encoding uncharacterized protein LOC135537158, with protein MELNTFLTQRLTAAAVEISAVFEKKIVEYQVEISRSKEENKRLQRLLDLVFHPEIKLHRADSQQLSLPVYEEEVTHEQQHCEQERSPSLGQEDPEPTQIKEEQEEVRTSQEEDQPQDLEPDIKDLLIPACVKSDYEQDPSLPSHLDQTLKNRVRDSLPTNTTKQIKTEPDVEDYSVSEPTRDSQLLSAVNPDCSAALGENRVSEPTSDSQLLSAVNPDCSAAQSENRVSEPTSDSQLLSAVNPDCSAAQSENRVSEPTSDSQLLSAVNPDCSAALGENGKVHQSPSNSSEQDSSNVESNEASSFSTWTEEVISVTDSHSSDSSSCTKEDSEARKPAKRTCHSSGVVNEPSYLSNLCDENNPGTEISPSDGNNDMDIRTPSGAPSPAKRICLRVHDAAVARRGSGEMASCSRPKVPGSTPCYTHCLHSQGLYIRKSLRKHVRYCPLNPKAEEPKPGPKRRIQSAMAFMMRPQPDYVSTGLWKIVCGMNSGQVSFVVRNDKCILLMGEELYNKLQPDNRRNKYIQQRMREVARLLITARTCTPLMCFEDLVIPSNLPHVITAVRAVAGYNEENKTYDRPTLAVQMGYNLMNIGSAVESCALRSGRRKVAESAGKFKRFKWNEVVLAGALTTLSEPQNKCAQPTFRILPS; from the exons ATGGAGTTGAATACGTTTCTTACTCAGCGGCTAACAGCGGCCGCTGTGGAGATATCGGCTGTCTTTGAAAAAAAGATTGTCGAGTACCAGGTAGAAATCTCCCGTTCGAAGGAGGAGAACAAACGTCTGCAGCGGCTGTTGGATTTGGTTTTCCACCCGGAAATCAAGTTACATCGAGCAG ACTCCCAGcagctctctcttcctgtctatGAAGAGGAGGTTACACATGAGCAGCAGCACTGTGAGCAGGAGAGGAGCCCCAGTCTGGGGCAGGAGGACCCAGAGCCCACACAGAttaaagaggaacaggaggaagtcaGGACCAGTCAAGAGGAAGACCAGCCTCAAGATCTGGAACCTGATATCAAAGACCTCTTGATTCCTGCCTGTGTGAAAAGTGACTATGAACAGGACCCATCTCTGCCCTCACATCTTGACCAAACCTTGAAGAACAGAGTGAGGGACTCTCTACCCACCAACACAACAAAACAGATCAAAACAGAACCTGATGTAGAGGATTACAGCGTATCAGAACCAACCAGGGACTCTCAGCTCCTCTCTGCAGTAAATCCAGACTGTTCTGCAGCTCTGGGTGAAAACAGAGTATCAGAACCAACCAGTGACTCTCAGCTCCTCTCTGCAGTAAATCCAGACTGTTCTGCAGCTCAGAGTGAAAACAGAGTATCAGAACCAACCAGTGACTCTCAGCTCCTCTCTGCAGTAAATCCAGACTGTTCTGCAGCTCAGAGTGAAAACAGAGTATCAGAACCAACCAGTGACTCCCAGCTCCTCTCTGCAGTAAATCCAGACTGTTCTGCAGCTCTGGGTGAAAACGGTAAAGTTCATCAGAGTCCCAGCAATTCTTCAGAACAA GATTCTAGTAACGTGGAATCAAATGAAGCATCTAGTTTCTCTACCTGGACTGAGGAAGTCATCTCAGTAACAGACAGCCACTCTTCAGACAGTAGCTCCTGCACTAAAGAAGACTCTGAGGCACGGAAACCAGCAAAGAGAACATGCCATTCTAGTGGTGTGGTGAACGAACCATCTTATTTGTCCAACTTATGTGATGAAAACAACCCGGGGACTGAGATCAGCCCTTCAGACGGCAACAATGACATGGACATCCGAACACCCTCTGGGGCTCCTAGTCCAGCTAAGAGGATATGTCTGAGGGTGCATGATGCTGCCGTAGCAAGACGTGGGAGTGGAGAGATGGCCTCCTGTTCCCGTCCCAAAGTGCCAGGATCCACTCCATGTTACACCCACTGCTTGCACAGTCAAGGTCTGTACATCCGAAAGTCACTACGGAAGCATGTCAGATACTGCCCTCTGAACCCCAAAGCTGAAGAACCAAAACCTGGACCAAAGAGGAGGATTCAGTCAGCAATGGCGTTTATGATGCGTCCTCAACCCGACTACGTCAGCACAGGTCTTTGGAAGATCGTTTGTGGTATGAACTCCGGCCAAGTTTCATTTGTGGTTAGAAATGACAAATGTATCCTCCTCATGGGAGAGGAGCTGTACAACAAACTACAGCCAGATAACAGAAGAAACAAATACATTCAACAAAGAATGAGAGAGGTGGCGAGACTCCTCATCACGGCCAGGACGTGTACACCTCTGATGTGCTTTGAGGACTTGGTCATACCTAGTAATTTACCTCACGTCATCACGGCAGTGAGAGCTGTTGCTGGCTACAACGAGGAGAACAAAACGTACGACCGTCCGACGCTGGCTGTTCAAATGGGATACAACTTAATGAACATTGGCAGCGCTGTGGAATCCTGTGCACTGAGGTCAGGACGACGCAAAGTCGCGGAGTCTGCTGGCAAATTCAAACGTTTCAAGTGGAATGAGGTTGTTTTGGCTGGAGCGCTGACCACTCTCAGTGAACCCCAAAATAAAT gcGCCCAGCCGACATTTCGCATTCTTCCCAGCTGA